The Hordeum vulgare subsp. vulgare chromosome 7H, MorexV3_pseudomolecules_assembly, whole genome shotgun sequence DNA window TCTATTCTATCTGGTCAGAATTATTTTGGAGATCAGCTAGCCTATTATTCCCAACAAGAGGAAACACTAAGATCGGGCTGTACAATAATGCTCACATGGTTAGCTGAATCGTGATTTGATATTCTTTTGGATAAGAATGGTTTAATATTGTCCTCCAATTTGATTGTTCTCATTGGTTACGAATAATTTCCAAGGTCCACTTCATTTGTTCTGTTGTTTTCATCCTATTCTTCAATCCAGATTGCAGCGATTCGGTGCCGAGGCTCATCTGCATTCAGTCAGAAAAAATTCACGAAAATTAAAAACAATTCAAAATATTCGAAAATTTTTGCATGATAGATAATTTATTGCGTGAGATTTCGGTTTCTAGTTCATTTGGATATCTGAGCAGTTctcggcaaaaaagacaaatcggaTCAAAACAGTACACACAAACAATAAACTTTTTTACACACCCCTAATTTGTCTTTTTACCAAGAGTTGTTTGGATGTCCAAATAATTTAAAAATTGGAACGGACCTCGGGCATTAAATTATCTACCATgcaaaaaataatgttttttatAAATCGTCTAGTATTTGTTTCCATTTTTTTCTTCAGCATGGGTGCATATGAGCCTCGGCTCAGAATTGGATTTTTGTTCAATCCACTCCTTCAATGCTCGAAATATGTATGTATTTCCAACTTGCCAGAAACAGAGTTCCAGCTTGCCTCATTTATTAAGTGAACACTCCTCACTGATTCATTGTTAAACTCTAAGCCTTGGTTAGTTCATTGCTTATGTCATGGGCTCATTTCTCACAAAATAGGCTATATATGCAATTTAACTTGAACGAGTAGGAGTTGGTGGGTAGTCTCTCCACAAGGTGGAATCTCCAAAATATGGCACCGATGAAGGTGCTTCACCGAGAGAGcatattaaacagaaaaaaactgTGATTGAAGAAATTAGGGCACAAGCTCCTTCACACAATCAATGTTCGATTTGCAAAGTGTTATTTTCGATGGGGTACACCAGAAGTTTGCATGAGTTGTTCAGCaagaaacatgtactccctctgtccggaaatacttgtcctagaaatagatgtatctagacttattttagttatagatacatccattttgtacatttctaagacaagtatttccggacggagggagtacttgggaAATATACTTATGGATTGTATTATCTGAGCAAAGTGGAAAATTAATTCTGCAATGGAAAATAAATTTGAACATAAATCTCATTGTGACTCATCAAATCTCAACCTCAATCCGGGCTTACATGTTGATCGTATATATATTTTCCCTGCATATCTCTGCACACAATAGACAATACACATGAGCCAAAATAAGAAAGCTGAACTCCAAGTGATATAGAAAATAAATTTGCTAACTCAAACTGCACCAAACCACAGTAGAGCTAATATGTCTTCAAAAAAGGTAAAAACGGTATATGCATTCTCAAGAGGGCACTACCTCCGAGAAGAAGCTATAAAGAGAAAGGTGTAACAACTCATGGCGTCCTGTACTAGGAGCAGCATCTGTCACACACTGCCTGATAGCTTTCAACATGGCTTGCTCCTCTAAGCGCTGCCGATGCTCATCGTGTGCATCATCCTCGACAACAATCTCGGCAGGCCTATCATCCTCAATTGCCTCGCATTCAGCAGCAACAGATTCTTCAGTCACCGAAGCCTCGGCATTGTCAAAAAACTCCTCGCTCTGATCTGAACCAGCCAGCTCCTGCTGCTCTACCTCCACAAACAGATCAGCATCCTCATGGGATTCTGCTGAGGGTGGCGTCCCGTTCCCCTGCGCTGCTCCATTCCGAGCATCCTGTTGATCATAGCCTGCTGATGGATCCATGGTCGCCTCATTCCAGGCCACATCAGATACCACCTCATCGCCACCGGCGTCCCTTTGTCTGACCTCCACAACCTCATCGCCGCCACCCTCCTGCGCCTGCACAACCCCCTCGGCCGCGTCCCCTTCTCTGTCATCCAAGATCTCGACGCTACCACCCACCTTCGCGGCGGCCGCATCGGGCGCCTGTTCGGCACCGACCTGCGCGCCCCCCAATTCCTCCTCGGCGGCTCCCCCGGGCTTCGCTGATCGTCCGTCTCCAATACGCGCTTCTCCCCCACGGCATTGTCGTCCATCGCAAGCCCCGACGGCGCCTGGAGCGCAACCCTAGCCTGCCACCAACAGAGACGGGACGGATCAAACAACAACGATGGGAGGAGAAAAAACGAGCGAACGAAGATGGACGAGAATAGACATGGAAAAAGCGGCACCTTTGTGGTTGGGTTAAGCAGGTTTGGCGCGCCCGCCGATGGCCTCCGGTCCACCAACCTCGTCGACGGCGGTAAGGACGACGCGTGGGAGATCGGAATTCGGGACAAGTTGGCTGTTGGCCCGCGCGGCACGGTAGAAAGTAGACGAGAACAGAAAACTGCCTCAGCCAGGGTCGAAAGGAATCCCTGCTCCTGCCAAGTTCCAAAGTCTAATCTCCTCTCTAATCTTGGTCTGTAGGTCCTCCGTCGTCATGCACTCGTGTTTGAAAACTCTCTTGTTTCTTTCTCGCCAAATCTTCTAAGTAATTAGGTGCACGAGTGATAACAGCCCCCTTTGCCTCTCGTTGGCAGTGTAGGCGTAACGAGTCTCGAACCATGTTGAGAACTTGTGATCCCTCTCCCAACTTGCCGGGCATAGGGCCGGCATATCCGTGAGAGGGGCGATGGAGTTCCATATGTACCTAGACCACTGACAGTCAATGAAGAGGTGTGACGGCGTTTCCAGGTTTCTTACACATAGAGGGCAGAAATAGTCGTTTTCCCATCCACGTCGCAGAAGAGCATCCGCCGTCAGTAGCCTGCCAAGCATGATCGTCCATACCAGAAATTTGCATTTGCCCGGAGCCCATCCTCGCCAGATCAGCTTGTGCCCATGCAAGTGAACCGACCCCTCGAACTATAACCGGTATGCCGAGCGCGCGCTTTATGACCTATGCTGAGAGAATCTCCAGCTGATAGCATCCGGTTGGCCCTCTTGAAGCAGAACTCGATCCAATCGAGACGCAAGACGTGATAGCTCAGGAAGCATTTCCTCCAGTAGCCCCATCGAGAGGTCTTGTAGCCATTTTCCATCCTTTAGAGCATCCAAAACTGACCTGCTTTTCCGTGCTGCAATCTTGAAGAGTGATGGAGCGATCGTCTTCGGGCAATCGCCTTCTAGCCATCGGTCCTGCCAGAAGTTTGTTGTTTTGCCGTCTCCTATCTTAATCTCCGTTGCCATTTCAaaaatctccttctcctccttcgaacAAGGCAAAGGAGTGCTCACCCAAGGCCCCTCCGGATGCTTCCATGCCATCCATAGCCAACGGATTCTTAATGCCCTACCAAACTTCTTGAGGTCCAATACACCAAGGCCACCCAGACATTTCGGTCGGCAGATCAAATTTCATGCAACTCTACAGTTCCCAGCATTGCCATTAGTATCTGCACTCCAAAGCCATGAGCGACAGATCTGGGTCAACCGCTTCAGGACCCAAGCAGGTAGTTTGTGTATCGTCATAATCGTTCGCGGGCTGATCCAAACCTCTCGGCGCCGAAGTGTGAGCCTGACTTTATCTCACTTTACCCAAAAAAACTTTACctcacttatttattttatttttattattagtatttactttttttccctcATAAAATTACTATTCCCAATTATActttaaataaaaaatattttacttAAAATTGACAACTAGAAACATCATGTATACAAAATTGTTGAGTTATCACTATCAAATGAGCATGTGCATTGCAACGGGTGAAAAAACACTCACTACTCTAATAACCATGAGTCCATATGTTCATGTCCTTTCTTTCAATACATGGCatccaatctgttttcctatttaTCCTTCTTTCCACTCTCGTCGACTCTAGCCTCAGTGTCCGCACGATCACAACACATTGTCAATTTTAAGACGTCTCCCACTGGGCATGGGATGATAAATCTATTTTTTAGGTGAGGTCTTTTTTaaggcgtgcatgtgtggttatagATATTGTTCTTTTCTCCATCCTGATTTTGCCGAAGTGTTCAATTTCGAGGAACACAAGGTTGAGACGAAATGCGGGCATTaatagagctacacatgccagtgaccattttgggcaatgggattatgaccttcttgatagagatggtcaaaaaTTTCTACGGTTTGGATcctcttagacacctcatgacctttttgtagatattagtcatagatctatgaccaataaaaccgTTGTCATTATTTTTAgtcataaacgagcttatttcttgtagtgaatgaaccttggagcgtgtTTCCCTTTAActtggaaatgcttggttcccttgagaggtgtgcctcggaggtacacctggtcttcaaggttaaactccaattccctgcggcgagaatccgcatagctcttttgtcgcgacttggctgcctttggattttctcggacaagttgcaccttctcttctgccttgtgcaaaacttccggcccaaaaatcagcccttcaccggtttcggcccagttgagcggggtgtggcactttcgtccgtacagcacttcaaatggggccatttggagactggattggtagttgttgttgtatgaaaactcagcgaacgacagacagtcttcccatttggcaagtagtgcaactcaaagtagggttttaccctgatcagaaacaagaagaagggTTTGAAAtatttcaatattgtgaaatggggttttatcatcacatgatcatcacacaagtcattcaacgacaaacatggcactcacatcattagttttgaaaaaaaaaataacaagctcagatttttgcatacaaagaaagtggtagtaaaaacagggtgtgacacgatGAGAGTCTTGGTGACCGCCACGTTGCTGATGGTGCGAGTGCACAACATGGGGAGGGTGCCCGCGATGACCACATACTTGAGGTTGTCCCTCGTATCAAAGGTGATGGCGTACAGGGACCATTTGAGGGTCTTCGCAACCCCCGACCTCGGGAGAACGACATTCACCTTGCGAGAGAGCTGCTTGAAATGGCGGTTCGACGAGTGGGTATGGGCACTGTCGAGAATGCAAGACAGCACGGGAGGCTCCTGAAAGGCCCCAACCTCCTCTTCATGTTGGTTGTCCTCGATTCTCCTAGGTGGTGGCGGAGGCAGCGGAGGGAGGACTACGTTGTCCTGGGGGTGCATCTCACGAGGCTGGTCACGCCAGCCGTTATTGCAAGGTTGCTCGTATCAGCCCCTCCGAGGGCTGCCATTGCAGTTGTTCCATCTGTGCTGCCGCGCCCACCGCCGTGAACAGTACCACGGTCATTGTGCTTCGGTCCCTTCCTAACCCGCTCGTCCTGGAGGACCCCGAGCTCCTCGAAAACTTTAGTGTTTTGGGTGTGCACGTCGTGGTAGATGCAGAATGGGCGGCGTTCCTTCTCGGGCATGCTTCGCTTGTGACAGTGCTTCTTCTCGTGTCTAGCTACAAGCACGGCGGGTCCTTTGCGCTTGACCTCCTTGGCCTTAGCCTTGGCATCCTCGGGAGTGTTGTTAGGGTTGTCATTGGCGAACAGGCGACCCTCCTCGGCCTTGGCGCACTTGTCGGCCAGGTTCAACAGCTCCATTGCCTTCCTCAGGGTGTCGTTGAAAGCATGCTTTTCGAACATCTTGAGGTCCTTGACGCCATTGGTGAACACCATGATGATTGCCTCATCCGTTGAGCGCGGGAGCTTGTTGTGCACCTGGCGGAACCACTAGATGTACTCGCGGAAGGTCTCACCAGGGTGCTGCTTCATGCGGCGTAGGTCGTTGACGGAGAGTAGACGGTCGTGCATACCCTT harbors:
- the LOC123412485 gene encoding uncharacterized protein LOC123412485, producing MDDNAVGEKRVLETDDQRSPGEPPRRNWGARRSVPNRRPMRPPRRWVVASRSWMTEKGTRPRGLCRRRRVAAMRLWRSDKGTPVAMRWYLMWPGMRRPWIHQQAMINRMLGMEQRRGTGRHPQQNPMRMLICLWR